The following nucleotide sequence is from Psychroflexus torquis ATCC 700755.
CAAAAGACAAAGACAACTGGTCAGCTAAAATAAAAAACAAAAGTGTCCTAATTCCAAAGACTAATTACAATCCTGTTTTCAGTAAAAATGCTAGTTTATTCAATGTTATCATTAAAGAGGGAGCCGTTCTTACCAATTTAGCTGAAATTGAAATCAAAGGCAACCTATTTTCTAAAGGAGATTTAACTCAATAAATGGAAACTTTTCTTTTAAAGGAGCTGGAATTCAGTATTTTTCTACAGATAGTACTACTTCAGTATACAACTTGACTATCGATAACAGCCACAGCTTAAATCTTGTATCTGGTAATGTTGACGTGTTCAATAGTTTAAATTTAACGACTGGTGATTTAATCACAAATTATGACCATAGTATTCCTGGTAATAACCTAGTAACTTTTAAATCTAATGCCACTAACACAGCTATTATTAGTAAAATTGAAAACGGTAATACTGTCCATGGTGAAGTTATGATTGAGCGTTATATTACTATGCAAAACAGAGCTTTTAGATTTATAACCACTTCTGTAAACACCACAACTTCCATAAATGAAAACTGGCAAGAAGGTGTCAACAATACTGTTAATGATTACACAGAAAATAAAGACCCAAATCCTGGTTACGGCACACATATTACAGGCAGTACAACTGGCGTTAATGGACTTGATGCCACACCCACTGGAAATCCATCTCTATTTTCTTGGGATTCACAAAATGGGAGTTGGTTAACAATTTCCAACACAAACACAAACACTTTAGAAGCTGGTAAAGCCTACGGAATTTTGATTAGGGGTGATAGAGGCACAAATATGTATTTAAATAATTTAGCTAAAGGCGATGATACAAGGTTGAGATCTTTGGGGACTATTTTAACTGGTGATGTAAACATAGATAACGATTTGAATCCTAACTCAGAAGGCTTTGCTTTAATAGGCAATCCATACCAAGCTGAAGTTGATATGAAAGCAACTCTAAAAAATAGTTCAACACATTTGGACAAAAGGTTTTACTATGCTTATAAATCAAGTATTGGTGATAGAGGTGGTTATGTTACAGTTGACTTAGATTCTGAACCTGTAGAACACATTCCTGAAGTTCCTCTTAACAACAATATGGGTCCGGAAAAATTTCGTTTTTTACAAGTCAATCAATCTGTATTTGTTCAGACTGATGAAAATCTTCAATCAAATGAAGTCCCTTCATTGACTTTTAAAGAAGAATTTAAAACAGACCAAACTTCAACTAATGAAGTCTTAAGAGTCAATTCTAACTCAAAAATAGATTTAAATATCTTTAGTATCTCTAATGAGAAATTGATGGATGGTGTGAGGTTTAAATTTGATACTGCTTACGATGAAGAAGCTGGTCCTGATGATGCTTTAAAATTCTGGAATGATAATGAAACTATCGGAATTCAATCTGATGGAAAGTGTTTAGCTATCGAAAAAAGGCCTTTTCCTAAAGACGAAGATGTATTTAGCTTTTGGATTGGCAATTACAGAGATGCAGATTATACCATGAACGTTGAAGTTGAAGGCATGCCAGATTATAATATCTTTTTAAGAGATACTTACACTGAAGTAGATCATCAATTGAATGAAGGTGAAAACGATATTGCTTTTAGCATTGACTCTTCAATCCCAGCTTCTGTAAATTCAGATCGATTTAAAATTCGGTTTGAGCAAATCACCCTGGGTACTTCAAAAAATGAGATGACAGCTAGTTCACAACTTTATCCAAACCCTTCAAATTCGGGATTTGCTTATCTTAAGCATAATCCAGATTTCAACAACGAATTAAAGGTTTCAGTTTTCAATATGGTAGGACAAAATATAGAAATCCCAAAAGACCGCATGTCTTCTTCAGAACTAAAACTGAATACAAGCAGTCTTAACTCTGGAATTTACCTGGTAAAGTTGACCTATCAAACTCAGACTACTACCCACAAATTAATTGTAGAATAGCAAAACTCAAACTAAGAGGGTAACAACTCTTTGATGTTTGATAGTCGTATGGCTGAATGTGAAGCATGATGCACGACCTTCTTATTTTGAATCACTAAAATTTGAGGAGATTGGTGCAAAACTTGAAAACGACGAGTAATTTCGTTAGAGATGTCTCTATTTGCTATTAAATCGAGATACAACATTTCAATATGCTCATTGGTAAAATCTATGTTATTTTGAAACTGGTGCCAAACCATATTGCTAATTCCACGAGACACTGAATGCTTAAAAATTGGGTCAAGATTTATTTTAGGGGGTTTCGTTTATCTTAGCCTTATAAAATAATAGAATTTGAGTCTAGATTTAGTTAGTTATTTATTGCCAGAAGGTATCTTAGAGTACTTTGATATTACAAAACATGAGTCTACTGAAGATAAGATTCATTTTTATTTGGAAGAGAAAAATACACTACCCCAAGACTATGAATCGGAACTCTCTCATTCCAAAGGTTTCTCCCCTGAAATAATAATTGAGGATTTTCCACTCAGAGGAAAATCAGTATTACTTCACATAAAACGTAGGCGCTGGACGCTTGTTGATACAGGTAAGATTGTAAAAAGGGATTGGGATTTAATAGCAAAAGGCACTCGTATCACCAGCAAGTTTGCCTCTTTTTTAAAAGGTATCGCTTGATACCCACGCTGTGAGTGCCAAGCGTTTTGGAGATTATTATAAAATCAATGGTAGGGTTCTTCAATATCATTACAAAAACCATCTTAGCGATTTTAAAGATTGGATACAAAAAGAACATGCACAAGATTGGCTACTCTAACCAGAGAATATCGGCACCTATTTAAGTCTAGACGAAACCTCTTTATCTAATGGTGAGCTATACACCATCTTAACCAACAAGAATGCTCAGGGTAAAAAAGGGAGTATAGTTGCTATTGTAAAGGGAACTAGAGCCATTGATGTCATTAATATACTCCATAAGATCCCTCTAGAGAGACGAAATGTGATAGAAGAAGTTACAGTTGATATGGCAGGTAGCGTGAATTTAATTGCTAAAAAATGTTTTCCTAAAACAGAACTAGTTACCGATAGATTTCATGTCCAAAAATTAGCCTCAGAAGCAGTACAAGAAGAGCGTATAAGATTAAGATGGGAAATCATAGAGCAAGAAAATAATGCTATACTAGAGGCTCGTAAGAAAGGACGTACATATAAGTATGAACTTCTGAGCAATGGAGATACGCACAAACAACTACTCGCTAGAAGCAGATATTTATTATTTAAATCCAAAACAAGATGGACCGTAGAACAGAGAGAAAGGGCTGAAATTCTATTTAAATTATACCCAAGCATTGAAAAAGCATACAATTTAGCGCAAGGATTAACCTATATCTTTGAAAACAATACACATAAAGATAAAGATATTGCCAGATTAAAGTTAGCACATTGGTATGATAAAGTTGAAAAATCTCAGTTCAAATCATTTAGTACGATTGCCAGGTCAATCCAAATGCATTATGTACCCATATTAAATTACTTTAACAATAGAAGCACTAACGCTTCAGCAGAATCTTTTAATGCTAAAATTAAAGAGTTCAGAGCGCAGTTTAGAGGTGTTAGAGATGTGAAATTCTTTCTATATAGATTAACTAAATTATTTGCTTAATGGGGACTGCTCCCCTAAAATAATGTTTGATCCTAAAAGTCACTACTATTTTTTCTTCAGAAAGTTGTTCTACAGCATCGAGCTGGGAGATATCTTCTAGTTGACGCCTACATAAAACCCCATTAAAGAGGTATGACCTCTAACATCTTGAGCTTCTATAATCGGGACTTTAGTAAGCAAGTACTCTATCATTTTTATCTCTCCAAAATATCGAGCAAACAATAAAGGAGTAAAGCCTCGCCCACCTTTAGAGTTAATCAATATTGCTTTTTTTTTCAACCTTGTAAAACTTGTCAATCAAATTAATTCAAAATCATCTCACTGCGAATGCTAAACTAGTAGAACAAGTACTACAAACAAAGCCATAGCATCGATATAATTGAAAAATTATCGACTTTATAAAGAAATAATAATGAATTATAAGCATTTATAGTAAATATGTTTTCTTACGTTATCGATAGATTCGCAAAAATTTTAATTATGATAATTATAAATTTTATTACTAGTGCCAATATTGATCTCTATACTTTCAATTCTTTTTTTACAAAAAATTAATACATACAAATAATGAAAAATTCACTATTTACAACAGCAATTATTAGCTTTTTAATAAGTTTTGTTTCACTGGAGGCATCAGTTATTAATTCTAATACTAAAGGTAATATTGTGAACACTACTTCTATTAGTCATATGTTAGTGCCAGAAATGATGATATTACCCGTTTTTGATACAAATCCCGTCTTATCTAATACACGACTGTCTAGCGTTGAAACATCTTGTGCAAATCAACTTGTTGCGGATTTGATAGCTTCACACGCCGAGTTATGGGGGCTAACAAGCACAGCATCTCACGGTGCAGCTTTTGTTAATGAAACTTTATCTCCTGGAGTCTATGATGTAATTACAGCAGCAACAATTTCTGGAACACTTACATTAGATGCAGGTGGAGATCCAAATGCTTTGTTTGTTATTAGAGTCGTTGGGGCATTATCTACAGCAGTTAATACAACTGTAGGATTGACAGGAAATGCAAGGCCAGAAAATATATTCTGGGTTGCTAACGGAGCTATTTCTACGGGCGCTGGTACCACAATGAAAGGTACTTTGATTGGAGGACCTCCGGGTGATGCAGCAGTGTCATTAGGTGCAAATACAAACCATGTAGGAAGGATGTTTACATTGGGAGGTGCAGTAACTTCTGGGGCAACCGGCACTATTCTTATTATTCCAACAGGTACTTCCGTTATTAATTTAAAAAGTCTTTCCACATTTGCAATGTGGTCCAACCTTGGTGCGATTGCAACTGGTGCGGATTCAAATACCACAGGAGACATCGGTACTTTTGCAGGAGCTATATCATTTGGTGCTAATAGTATTCATAATGGTACTGTATATAGTCCAGGTTCAGACTTTTGCGCATTAATCCCTACCGTTTGGATTGGTGAAGTTTCTACTGTTGCTGAAAATATAAGTAATTGGACTAATGGCTTCCCTGACAGAGATATTGATGTTCTAATCAATATCACACCAAATGATCCCATTTTTTCAGAGAATTTAGAAATGAAAAATTTGGTGATCGCTATTGGTGCTAGTGTCTCACAAACCAATGAATCTCAAATTGATATTTATGGTGATTTAGAAAATAATGGCACCTATAATCCAGGGAACTCAACTTTGGCATTTAAAGGAGATGGAATCCAGAATTTTTCTACAGATAATACAATTTCAGTCTATAACTTAACTATCGATAACGACAACAGTTTAAACCTATTATCTGGGAATGTTGATATATTCAATAGTCTAAATTTAACGACTGGTGATTTAATCACAAATTATGACCATACTATTCCTGATAATAACCTAGTAACTTTTAAATCCAATGCTACTCACACAGCTATTATTAGTGAAATTAAAAATAGTAATACTGTCCATGGTGAAGTTATGATTGAGCGTTATATTACTATGCAAAACAGAGCTTTTAGATTTATGACCACTTCTGTAAACACCACAACTTCCATAAATGAAAACTGGCAAGAAGGTGTCAACAATACGGTTAATGATTACACACAAAATAAAAACCCAAATCCTGGTTACGGCACACATATTACAGGCAGTACAACCGGCGTTAATGGACTTGATTCCACACCCACTGGAAATCCATCTCTATTTTCTTGGGATTCACAAAATGAAAGTTGGTTAACAATTTCCAACACAAACATTAATACTTTAGTAGCTGGTAAAGCCTACGGAATTTTGATTAGGGGTGATAGAGATACAAATATTTATTCAAATAATTTAGTCATGGGCGGTGATACTAGATTGAGATCTTTGGGGACTATTTTAACTGGTGATGTAAACATGGATAATGATTTGAATCCTAACTCAGAAGGCTTTGCTTTAATCGGCAATCCCTACCAAGCTGAAGTTGATATGAAAGCAACTCTAGCAAATAGTTCAACACATTTAGACAAAAGATTTTATTACGCTTATAAACCAAGTATTGGGGAAAGAGGTGGTTATGTTACAGTTGATTTAGATTCTGAACCTGTAGAACACATTCCTGAAGTTCCTCTTAACAATAATATGGATTCGGAAAAATTTCGTTTTTTACAAGTCAATCAATCTGTATTCGTTCAGACTGTTAGTGACCTTCAACCAAATGAAGTACCTACACTGACTTTTAAAGAAGAATTTAAAACAGACGATACTTCAACTAGTCAAGTCTTAAGGGTCAATTCTAACTCAAAAATAGATTTAAATATCTTCAGTAACTCTAATAATGAATTGATGGATGGTGTGAGATTTAAATTTGATGCTACTTACGATGAAGAAGCTGGTCCTGATGATGCTTTAAAATTCTGGAATGATGATGAAACTATAGGAATACACTCTGATGGAAATTATTTAGCTATCGAAAAAAGGCCTTTTCCTAAAGACGAAGATGTATTTAGTTTTTGGATCGGTAATTACAGAGATCTAGATTATACCATGAACGTTGAAGTTGAAGACATGCCAGATTATGATATCTTTTTAAGAGATACTTACACTGAAGTGGACCATCAATTGAACGAAGGTGAAAATGATATTGCTTTTAGCATTGACTCTTCAATTCCAGCTTCTGTAAATTCTGACCGATTTAAAATTCGGTTTGAGCAAATCACCCTAGGTACTTCACAGAATGAGATGGTAGCTAGTTCACAACTTTATCCAAACCCTTCAAATTCAGGATTTGCTTATCTCAAACATAATCCAGACTTCAACAACGAACTAAAGGTTTCAGTTTTCAATATAATAGGACAAAATATAGAGATCCCAAAAGACCTTTTGTCTTCTTCAGAACTAAAGCTGAATACAAGCAGTCTTAACTCTGGAATTTACTTGGTTAAGTTGACCTATCAAACTCAGACTACTACCCACAAATTAATTATAGAGTAGCAAAGTTCAAACTACGAAGGTAACAATTCTTTGATGTTTGATAGTCGTATGGCTGAATGTGAAGCATGATGCACGACCTCCTTATTTTGAATCACTAAAATTTGAGGAGATTGGTGCAAAACTTGAAAACGACGGGTAATTTCGTTAGAGATGTCTCTATTTGCTAATAAATCGAGATACAACATTTCAATATGCTCATTGGTATAATCTATGTTATTTTGAAACTGGTGCCAAACCATATTACTGATTCCACAAGACACTGAATGCTTAAAAATCACAACAAGTTTTTCTTCAGAAAGTTGTTCTACAGCATCGAGCTGGGAGATATCTTCTAGTTGACGCCAGATAAAATTAGATTCTGAAGTTGACTCTTCTTGTTGTGTTGACTTCGTATTAAATAGTTTATCAAAAAAACCCATTGAATGTATATATATATAAAATTAAAAGTTATTCAGTTTTTGACGAGTAATACCAATTTAGTTTTAAATGTTGCATTAAAAATTTGAATTATACTACGACGTAGCTCAGCACAGGTTTTTTACTTAGTTGATGAAAAAAATATAAGCATAACAGTAGCTATGGTTATATTTTATGACAATTATTAAGTGAAAAAGAAACTCATTTTATACGACATTTGAATGCTAATTTAGTATAAACCTCAATGTATTGAAGTTTACTCGTCAAATTTAAGACAAAAAGTAAACAGTTACTTATATTTGCAAAGTTAAAATATCTAGAGATAGAATGAGCGAAATTGCGGAGAAGAGAATCATTTCTGAAAAAGAAATACAGAAATTAAACAAAAAATATAAGACTTTAAATTTAATAGATCGCATCAAAGCTTTGTATGAAGATTTTGATGAATCAGAGATAATGCTAACAAGCTCTTTTGCAGCAACTTCAGCATTCTTATTGAAATTATTTTCTGAAGTAAATACAGATCAGATTATTTACTTTATTGATACAGGCTATCATTTTGATGAGACTATAAAATACAAAAAACAACTTTCTGAAACTTACAATCTCAATGTAAAATCTGTTAAAGCTTTGGCTCATGAACATGAATTTACGACCAAAGACAAGACCTGGTCCGAAAACCCAGACCTCTGCTGCTCTATTAATAAAGTAAAACCTCTAGAGGTGATTAAAAATAAATACACAGTCTGGGTATCAGGATTGATGGAATGGCAAAGTGACCATAGAAACTCACTAGATATTTTTGAACAAAGAGGTGACATCCTTAAATTTTATCCTCTTGTAGATGTGAGCAAACAACAAAGAGACGATTTTATAAAAGCACATGATTTACCCTTTCACCCTTTGGTGAGTAAAGGATATAATTCTATCGGTTGTCAACACTGCACTGTTCCTGGAGAGGACAGAAGCGGTCGCTGGAACAATAACCCTAAAACAGAATGTGGATTACACCTATAAAAAAAAAGCTTCATTTGAAGCTTTTTTTCTTTATAACCGAGTTTGTTTTTTAAAGTAAAGTTGTAGGACAAACATAGTTGCTTGTTGGTATCTCATCTTCTTCAAGGATTTCCTCAAAGCCACCTACAACATCCACAACATTGTCAAAACCTCTCTGCTTAAGAATAGATGCTGCTATCATACTTCGATACCCTCCTTCGCAATGCACTATAAATTCTCCTTTTGGAAATTCAGATAAATGCTTATTTAAAAGGTTTAAAGGTATGTTCTCAGCACCTACCACGTGTTGAGATTGGTATTCACTCGACTTTCTAACATCAAATACTTTAACATGATCAGCCATTTTTTTCTTCAATTCTGAAACTGTAAGTCTATTGATATGATCAACTTCTTTACCTGAATTAACCCAGGATTCTATTCCACCTTTCAGATAACCGATAGAATGATCATATCCCACGCGTGCAAGTCTTATGATGCTTTCTTCCTCATTTCCTGAATTGGTAACTAATAAAATCTGCTGTTTTATATCTGGAATCAACTCTCCGACCCATTGTGCAAAATTATTATCTAAACCGATATTTATACTGTTAGGAATAAAAGCCTTGTGGAAATCTTTAGCCTCTCTCGTGTCAAGTATTAAGGCCATAGTTTCGTTGGCGACAGCTTCAAAAGCATTAGGCTCTAAAGGCTTCTCTCCCCTCTCTATGATATCATCAATACTTTCGTAGCCTTGTATATTCATCAGCACATTTTTGGGAAAATACCCAGGAGGTGGAATTAATCCTTCAAGTAATTCTTTTATGAATTCCTCTTTAGTCATATCTGCTCTTAGTGCGTAATTAGTCTCTTTTTGATGACCTAGTGTGTCAGTAGTCTCCTTACTCATCATTTTACCACATGCACTCCCAGCACCATGATTAGGATAGACTATCAAATCATCTGACAATGGCATAATTTTATTTCTAAGAGAATCAAAAAGATGAGCTGCTAGTTTTTTTTCAGTAAGATCAGCAATCACATGTTGCGCTAGATCTGGACGACCTACGTCGCCAATAAATAAAGTATCTCCTGTAATAATACCATGATTCTTTCCGGTTTCATCTATGAGTAAATAAGTCGTCGACTCCATTGTATGTCCAGGGGTATGAATCGCTTTAATCGTATACTCTCCAACTTTAAATTCTTGATTATCTTCAGCAATAACTGCTTCAAAATTAGGTTGAGCAGTAGGACCAAAAATAATATTGGCTCCTGTTTTTTTAGCTAAATCTAAATGACCACTCACAAAATCAGCGTGAAAATGGGTTTCAAAAACATACTTTATTTTAGCAGCGTCTACGTTGGCCTTGTCGATATAAGGCTGGACCTCTCTCAACGGATCAAAAATCGCTGCTTCCCCATTACTTTCTACATAATAAGCCGCATGAGCTATACATCCTGTATAAATTTGTTCAACTTTCATAATTACAGTTTTAAAATTATACGGCTAAATTAAGAGATATCTGAAAAATTAAATGAAACAAAAGTTACAAATATACTGGAAATGAGTGAAGTATGATATATATCAGTTTCTGCGAAACTAATATAGAATTGATTTTCTAAATTGACTAGGCGTCATACCTTCCTGTTTTTTGAATTGAGTAACAAAATAGCTAGAACTATTAAAACCAGTAGAAAAAGCTATTTCAGATAGCTTGGATGAGGTTGTTCTTATAAGTTTTTTTGCTTGTTTTAATCGCTCACTATTCAAATACTCCATCGGGGTTTCACCCAGAGTGTTTTTGAAGCTTTTGTAAAAATGAGATTTGCTCATACAAGCCTTGTCAGCCAAATCCTCGACCGTAATATCATCTTTATAATATTCTCTAATATATTTTAGGACAAAAGCCATTCTATGGTTATCAAACAAATAAGAATTTTCATCTAGTAAGGCTCCTCGAGCATTGGTTTGGAGTAGACGGAGTATGAGCTCTTTTATCATAACATCCAATAGCGCGTCTTTAGACTTGTGCCCACTGCTAAAAGTTTGCAAAAGCCTCTCTAGAAGATGTTGTACTTGAGTATTATTATTTAGGTGTAACGGAGATAAGTTAAGGTTTGAGCCTAAAGTAAAACTTTCTTCTATTTCAGTTGCATTTTGGTATACATCTATAGTTTCTTGAATTTTTTGAGAATCAATTCCTAGCGCCATACATCGAGTAGGAGAATCTAAGGTTGCATCTGGGAAATCAATGATCATTTTCTTTTTAGCTGGAAGTACGACAGACTCTCCGGGTAAAAAATCAAAAGTAGCCTTGTTTTTTAAATGAATGATTTTTCTTCCAGAAATCATACTTGCAATAATAGGACATTCAAACTCTAGATAAACCTGTTTCGCTTTTTTATGTGTTTCATAAATATTCATTTCGGCAAATTCAGCAGAATAAACTGTTCTGTTTTCTACTAAAGTTTCAATCTTTCTATAATTTATATGATTGTGCAAAGTTGAATCTAAGGACATTTTAAATAAATAGATTAATGATATTTAAAGATAGTATTATTATATTTTAAATAAAATTTATAGTCTATTTTTAACTAATTCTAATTTTTAAACATATAATATTATGAATCACTCAAAACCAAAATTCAAAGAAAAGTATGGCAACTATATCAATGGAGAGTTTGTAGATCCTATTGGAGGTCAATATTTTGAAAACACGTCACCCACCAACAATCAATTGATTGCAAAATATCCACGATCTCAGAAAGAAGATGTAGAAAAAGCAGTAGATGCAGCCAATGCCGCAAAAGTGGCTTGGGGAAATACATCGGCAGCTCATAGAGCTTCTATTCTTCAAAACATTGCTGACGTTATAGAGGAAAATTTAAACGAATTTGCGGCAATAGATACTTACGATAATGGTAAAGCCATTAGAGAAACTGTGAATGCAGATATTCCCTTGGCTGTAGATCACTTTAGATACTTTGCTTCTGTGATAAGAGCGGAAGAAGGAAATGCTACAGAACTCAATGAAAATACACTTTCATTAATCATAAAAGAGCCTTTAGGTGTCGTTGCTCAAATTATACCTTGGAACTTTCCAATGCTTATGCTCGCATGGAAAGTAGCACCTGCACTAGCTTCTGGGAATTGTGTAGTTTTAAAACCCGCAGAACAAACACCAAGTTCAGCAACTTTCCTTATGGAAAAAATTGGTCATTTATTACCGCCTGGTGTTTTAAATGTCATCCATGGTTTTGGTCCTGAAGCCGGTAAACCATTAGCTTCAAGTTCAAAAGTTAATAAGGTTGCATTTACTGGCGAAACCACCACTGGTCAATTAATTATGCAATATGCATCCAAAAACCTCAACCCAGTGACTATGGAATTGGGTGGGAAATCTCCAAACGTATTCTTTAATTCTGTCATGGATCATGATGATGCGTTTTTGGATAAATGCATCGAAGGGGCTGTTCTTTTTGCCTTTAACCAGGGAGAAGTTTGTACATGTCCATCGCGACTTTTAGTTCAAGAAGACATTTATGACAAGTTTGTGGAACGTGTTGTAGAGCGTACAAAAGCAATTATACAAGGAGACCCATTCAACATGAATACTCAAGTAGGTGCTCAAGCGTCCAACGATCAATATGAAAAGATTTTATCTTATATGGATATTGGTAAAAAAGAAGGTGCCAAAGTGCTTTGTGGTGGAGAAGCTTTCAAAGCTAGTGGAGAATATGCTGATGGTTTTTATATTCAGCCAACTATCTTGGAAGGTCACAACAAAATGAGAATTTTCCAAGAGGAAATTTTTGGTCCAGTACTCGCAGTATGTAAATTTAAAGATGAAGCTGAAGCTTTGGAAATTGCCAACGATACACTTTATGGGCTAGGTGCTGGAGTATGGACACGAGATGCCCATCAACTATATCAAATTCCAAGAGCTATAAAAGCTGGTAGAGTATGGGTCAACTGCTACCACGATTACCCAGCTCATGCACCATTTGGAGGTTATAAAAAATCTGGATTTGGTAGAGAAAATCACTTGATGATGCTCAATCACTATCGCCAAGCTAAAAACATGCTTATTTCTTATGATAAAAATAAGCTTGGATTCTTTTAGATTTAATTTGGTATCAGTCAATTTAAAATCATATTCAACATGCGCCTTGACTTTTTAATTTATTCTAATTTTATTTGTGGAAATTTAAAAAGTTGAGATGTATGTTTTAATCCTATTAGAACAGAAATATTATGGCGTATACTAGAGTTGATATAACTGAAAATGCTGAAAAAGCATTAAAGGAGTTGAAATTAAAGCATGGGAGTGTTATTTTCCATCTAAGTGGTGGCTGTTGTGACGGCTCATCACCCATGCTTTTACCTAAAGAAGACTTTTACTTAGACGAATCTGATATTTTTATGGGCGAAATTGGAGGAGTTAAATTTTACATGAACGAAGCTCAATTTGAATATTGGAAACATACTCACCTTACCATTGATATAACAGAAGGTCGAGGTTCTAGCTTTTCACTAGAAATACCCGAAGGCTATAGATTTGTTGTTAAATCTAGATTATTGACTAAAGAAGAAGAGCACCATTTTAATAAATGACCTTGGTCTTTTTTAATACTTATACTTACTTCATCTTTTTAAAATAGTTTACAACTATTTTAAACGTGTTAGAAGTTCCATTGAGGTAAACAGAGAAATATCAAGTATTTCCACTAATTGGTAATTTAAGTTAAGGTTTAGCAAATAGCACCATCGACATTTATATTTACCAAATCAATTTGATAGATCAGAAAATAAATAATTTTGAAAAAAGTCTCTATTGATAGTAATGCTATGATCGTATTAAATCACTAACAATTACCTGATAAATACGGGATCATCCTCATTTTCCGTGTATTCTTCAGAGAAATGATAGTTATCGTAATTAAACCCTTTAATTCCTTCTAAAGTCTCCACATCCTTATCCAAAATATACCTTACCATAGAGCCTCTTGCTTTCTTAGCATAAAAACTGATTATTTTCAATTTTCCATTTTTGAAATCTTTGAAGACAGGAGAAATTAATTTTGCCTTAATTGTTTTGGTATCTAAGACTTTAAAATATTCTTGACTTGCTAAATTTACAAGTAACTCCCCTTCTGTCATTTCTGAATTTAGTTGATTTGTGACTTTTTCTTTCCACACAGCATACAAATCTTTGTCTTGTTCAATAGGCAACTTAGTGCCCATCTCCAATCTATAAGGCTGCATAAG
It contains:
- a CDS encoding T9SS type A sorting domain-containing protein, whose translation is MTIDNSHSLNLVSGNVDVFNSLNLTTGDLITNYDHSIPGNNLVTFKSNATNTAIISKIENGNTVHGEVMIERYITMQNRAFRFITTSVNTTTSINENWQEGVNNTVNDYTENKDPNPGYGTHITGSTTGVNGLDATPTGNPSLFSWDSQNGSWLTISNTNTNTLEAGKAYGILIRGDRGTNMYLNNLAKGDDTRLRSLGTILTGDVNIDNDLNPNSEGFALIGNPYQAEVDMKATLKNSSTHLDKRFYYAYKSSIGDRGGYVTVDLDSEPVEHIPEVPLNNNMGPEKFRFLQVNQSVFVQTDENLQSNEVPSLTFKEEFKTDQTSTNEVLRVNSNSKIDLNIFSISNEKLMDGVRFKFDTAYDEEAGPDDALKFWNDNETIGIQSDGKCLAIEKRPFPKDEDVFSFWIGNYRDADYTMNVEVEGMPDYNIFLRDTYTEVDHQLNEGENDIAFSIDSSIPASVNSDRFKIRFEQITLGTSKNEMTASSQLYPNPSNSGFAYLKHNPDFNNELKVSVFNMVGQNIEIPKDRMSSSELKLNTSSLNSGIYLVKLTYQTQTTTHKLIVE
- the ytxJ gene encoding bacillithiol system redox-active protein YtxJ; this encodes MNLDPIFKHSVSRGISNMVWHQFQNNIDFTNEHIEMLYLDLIANRDISNEITRRFQVLHQSPQILVIQNKKVVHHASHSAIRLSNIKELLPS
- a CDS encoding ISAon1 family transposase N-terminal region protein, whose protein sequence is MSLDLVSYLLPEGILEYFDITKHESTEDKIHFYLEEKNTLPQDYESELSHSKGFSPEIIIEDFPLRGKSVLLHIKRRRWTLVDTGKIVKRDWDLIAKGTRITSKFASFLKGIA
- a CDS encoding ISAon1 family transposase; translated protein: MGTYLSLDETSLSNGELYTILTNKNAQGKKGSIVAIVKGTRAIDVINILHKIPLERRNVIEEVTVDMAGSVNLIAKKCFPKTELVTDRFHVQKLASEAVQEERIRLRWEIIEQENNAILEARKKGRTYKYELLSNGDTHKQLLARSRYLLFKSKTRWTVEQRERAEILFKLYPSIEKAYNLAQGLTYIFENNTHKDKDIARLKLAHWYDKVEKSQFKSFSTIARSIQMHYVPILNYFNNRSTNASAESFNAKIKEFRAQFRGVRDVKFFLYRLTKLFA
- a CDS encoding ice-binding family protein, with protein sequence MKNSLFTTAIISFLISFVSLEASVINSNTKGNIVNTTSISHMLVPEMMILPVFDTNPVLSNTRLSSVETSCANQLVADLIASHAELWGLTSTASHGAAFVNETLSPGVYDVITAATISGTLTLDAGGDPNALFVIRVVGALSTAVNTTVGLTGNARPENIFWVANGAISTGAGTTMKGTLIGGPPGDAAVSLGANTNHVGRMFTLGGAVTSGATGTILIIPTGTSVINLKSLSTFAMWSNLGAIATGADSNTTGDIGTFAGAISFGANSIHNGTVYSPGSDFCALIPTVWIGEVSTVAENISNWTNGFPDRDIDVLINITPNDPIFSENLEMKNLVIAIGASVSQTNESQIDIYGDLENNGTYNPGNSTLAFKGDGIQNFSTDNTISVYNLTIDNDNSLNLLSGNVDIFNSLNLTTGDLITNYDHTIPDNNLVTFKSNATHTAIISEIKNSNTVHGEVMIERYITMQNRAFRFMTTSVNTTTSINENWQEGVNNTVNDYTQNKNPNPGYGTHITGSTTGVNGLDSTPTGNPSLFSWDSQNESWLTISNTNINTLVAGKAYGILIRGDRDTNIYSNNLVMGGDTRLRSLGTILTGDVNMDNDLNPNSEGFALIGNPYQAEVDMKATLANSSTHLDKRFYYAYKPSIGERGGYVTVDLDSEPVEHIPEVPLNNNMDSEKFRFLQVNQSVFVQTVSDLQPNEVPTLTFKEEFKTDDTSTSQVLRVNSNSKIDLNIFSNSNNELMDGVRFKFDATYDEEAGPDDALKFWNDDETIGIHSDGNYLAIEKRPFPKDEDVFSFWIGNYRDLDYTMNVEVEDMPDYDIFLRDTYTEVDHQLNEGENDIAFSIDSSIPASVNSDRFKIRFEQITLGTSQNEMVASSQLYPNPSNSGFAYLKHNPDFNNELKVSVFNIIGQNIEIPKDLLSSSELKLNTSSLNSGIYLVKLTYQTQTTTHKLIIE